From Polyodon spathula isolate WHYD16114869_AA chromosome 54, ASM1765450v1, whole genome shotgun sequence, one genomic window encodes:
- the LOC121307290 gene encoding beta-2-glycoprotein 1-like, which produces MKMARRLNLIFLIFLGTNILQPEAQETEPCPERAGPSERGRGCPKACLQDQDCPIRRKCLCDGECGWSCVTPARSCPWPLSSPHSVSLLLSPSPSFSALIEVSCQEGFVMADGRQVLIRRCQGDRHWSGAEPNCVSVSELTETCPTPGQIENGFNSGGRFTAGATINYSCNSGFELQGVSENYCQENQTWKHPEPICRPVHCSPPLELSHGYLVAVQRKQYEAGEVIYYLCRKGFLLDGSNRVICQSNGTWSPTPFCRARCAIPVQRSRVLYNKQKLWPYEVQGGQVQHGEGVSFYCRDEARRCSYPIQSECFDGTLPLPPCYEEPTWLQYKLFTNRVVSEINHCDERNQ; this is translated from the exons ATGAAGATGGCACGCAGGTTAAACCTGATCTTTCTAATTTTTTTGGGAACGAACATTTTACAACCAGAGG CCCAGGAGACGGAGCCCTGTCCTGAGAGGGCTGGGCCTTCAGAAAGGGGGCGTGGCTGCCCGAAGGcctgtctccaggaccaggactgtcCAATCAGGAGGAAGTGTCTCTGTGACGGAGAGTGTGGGTGGAGCTGTGTGACACCAG ctCGCTCCTGCCCTTGgcccctctcctcccctcactctgtctctctcctcctctccccctctccctcgtTCTCTGCTCTCATCGAGGTGAGCTGTCAGGAAGGATTTGTGATGGCCGACGGGCGCCAGGTTCTGATTCGCCGTTGCCAAGGGGATCGACACTGGAGCGGGGCGGAGCCtaactgtgtttctgtgt CTGAACTGACAGAGACTTGCCCCACCCCTGGGCAGATAGAGAACGGGTTCAACAGCGGGGGCAGATTCACAGCTGGAGCAACTATCAACTACAGCTGCAACTCGGG TTTTGAGCTGCAAGGCGTCTCTGAGAATTACTGCCAAGAAAACCAAACCTGGAAACATCCTGAGCCGATTTGCAGAC CGGTGCACTGCTCCCCTCCTCTCGAGCTCTCCCATGGTTACCTGGTTGCTGTTCAGAGGAAGCAGTATGAGGCCGGGGAGGTCATCTACTACCTCTGCAGGAAGGGCTTCCTATTGGACGGCTCCAACCGCGTCATCTGCCAATCAAACGGCACCTGGAGCCCGACCCCCTTCTGCCGAG CCCGCTGTGCAATCCCGGTTCAACGCAGCCGGGTCTTGTATAACAAGCAGAAGCTGTGGCCCTATGAGGTGCAGGGGGGGCAGGTGCAACACGGGGAGGGCGTGTCCTTCTACTGCCGGGACGAGGCGAGGCGCTGCAGCTACCCCATCCAATCAGAGTGCTTCGACGGGACCCTGCCACTCCCACCCTGCTATGAAG agccCACATGGCTGCAGTACAAGCTGTTCACAAACAGAGTGGTGTCTGAAATCAATCATTGTGACGAGAGAAACCAgtga
- the LOC121307205 gene encoding zinc finger and SCAN domain-containing protein 2-like — MPGERRGEERRNAGKGHRKKEGIIERERSFLRMDINTSASAKNTRSDLGTRTKQRIPGSSMEFYFSECCDRIAATESDFSEFSDPDSQPIDLSTKKRSPKLGRPRSPLCSAAHPSAPQAAPTRGPLCLRLTLEKREGISLTPPAVQEEVLQARSKRVDSLILNNSPGSCADSSNGLRIVKLYKAERKDGGVERDNQSLCITRWLKTEDQEVEMLEGLGRKGGMAHCIKKEREEEEEGGGEGQAGRSPSSCESGARGPGEGGGLLLIDDKGIPYTVTLAGERVSDSEVLDHTSNSTKLTKSAARTPLIRGKSTVKREGSGIPTDGSAPKLPKTPITEPSVKQEPAPVSQTATGRTQTPEPQIPPRRVLYCEVCFRAFFYLSDLERHSITHSESKPHACAQCGKRFKRSSHLERHKHIHTGQRNFACALCGKRFREAGELLRHQRVHTGEKPYQCEGCRMRFAERNTLRRHTKRKHAREGLYTQGAGAADNKDWYSSSGLGEEGGEEEEVGS, encoded by the coding sequence ATGCccggggagaggagaggagaggagaggaggaatgCTGGGAAGGGGCACAGAAAGAAAGAGGgaataatagagagagagagatcctttCTCAGAATGGACATCAACACCTCTGCCAGCGCAAAAAACACTCGCAGCGACCTGGGAACCCGAACTAAACAAAGGATTCCTGGGAGCTCCATGGAATTCTACTTCTCAGAATGCTGTGACCGGATTGCCGCCACGGAATCAGACTTCAGCGAGTTCAGCGATCCGGACAGTCAGCCCATCGACCTTTCCACGAAGAAGAGGAGCCCAAAACTGGGCAGGCCCCGCTCCCCTCTTTGCAGCGCTGCACACCCCTCTGCACCCCAGGCAGCCCCAACGAGGGGCCCCCTGTGCCTCAGACTGACTCTGGAAAAGCGTGAAGGCATCAGCTTGACGCCTCCTGCTGTGCAGGAGGAGGTATTGCAGGCTCGGAGCAAGAGAGTCGACTCCCTGATTTTAAACAACTCGCCTGGCAGCTGCGCAGATAGCAGCAATGGCTTAAGAATCGTGAAACTGTACAAAGCCGAGAGGAAAGATGGAGGAGTGGAAAGGGATAACCAGAGCCTGTGTATCACACGCTGGCTCAAAACTGAAGACCAGGAGGTTGAAATGTTGGAAGGTCTGGGTCGTAAAGGTGGCATGGCACATTGCATTAagaaagagagggaggaggaggaggagggaggaggagaggggcaGGCTGGGAGGAGCCCTTCCTCCTGTGAATCAGGAGCGAGGGGACCGGGAGAGGGCGGGGGTCTGCTCCTGATTGACGACAAGGGCATCCCGTACACGGTCACGCTGGCGGGAGAGCGCGTCTCTGATTCCGAAGTGCTGGACCACACCTCGAATTCCACGAAACTAACTAAGAGCGCTGCCAGAACTCCGCTGATCCGTGGGAAGTCCACCGTCAAGCGGGAGGGCTCGGGAATCCCAACGGACGGCAGTGCCCCCAAACTCCCCAAGACCCCGATAACCGAACCTTCGGTGAAACAGGAACCAGCTCCCGTCTCTCAGACAGCAACGGGCAGGACCCAGACCCCAGAGCCTCAGATCCCCCCCAGGCGCGTGCTCTACTGCGAGGTCTGCTTCCGAGCCTTCTTCTACCTGTCCGACCTGGAGCGGCACAGCATCACGCACTCGGAGAGCAAGCCCCACGCCTGCGCGCAGTGCGGGAAGCGCTTCAAACGGTCGAGCCACCTGGAGCGGCACAAGCACATCCACACGGGCCAGCGCAACTTCGCCTGCGCGCTCTGCGGGAAGCGGTTCCGCGAGGCCGGGGAGCTGTTGCGGCACCAGCGGGTCCACACCGGAGAGAAGCCGTACCAGTGCGAGGGCTGCAGGATGAGGTTCGCAGAGCGCAACACGCTGCGCAGGCACACCAAGCGCAAGCACGCCCGCGAGGGGCTGTACACGCAGGGGGCAGGGGCAGCGGACAATAAGGACTGGTACTCCAGCTCTGGGCTGGGGGAGGAAGGGGGCGAAGAGGAGGAGGTGGGGTCTTGA